A single Thunnus thynnus chromosome 6, fThuThy2.1, whole genome shotgun sequence DNA region contains:
- the LOC137184664 gene encoding deoxyribonuclease-1-like isoform X1, whose translation MKIASFNVQRFGLTKVSDLDVLSVLVKIVSRYDIILILEVVDVSGNAVKVFLEELNRANTTHHYTLQLSVRLGRNRYKEQFLFLYRDDVVNLIDCYQYEDNQVEDMDAFAREPYILHFKPHNTVLKDIVLIPVHTRPSDSEKELDELYEVFLAVRDKWKTDNIMILGDFNADGAYVTNKEMKEIRIRSNKNFHWLIGDDVDTTAKTTNEHTYDRIVVYGEDMLAAIVPNSAKPFNFHQEFDMTEEMALRVSDHYPVEVELRSSPPLWMRKSYQSSVDAPQASVSRAVTENLQVDVLKLQKENLLLEREKLELQIALLKQRLVKPH comes from the exons ATGAAGATTGCTTCGTTCAACGTCCAGAGGTTTGGGCTGACGAAAGTCTCAGATCTAGATGTTCTTTCAGTTCTGGTTAAG ATTGTGTCTCGATACGATATCATCTTGATTCTGGAGGTGGTGGATGTGAGCGGCAATGCTGTCAAAGTGTTCTTGGAAGAACTGAACAG AGCCAACACAACCCATCACTACACTCTGCAGCTCAGTGTCCGACTGGGAAGGAACAGATACAAGGAGCAGTTTCTGTTTCTCTACAG GGATGACGTGGTCAACCTGATTGACTGCTATCAATATGAAGACAACCAGGTGGAAGACATGGATGCTTTCGCAAGAGAGCCGTATATTCTGCACTTCAAACCGCACAATACCG TGCTGAAGGACATTGTGCTCATCCCGGTCCACACCAGACCGTCGGACTCAGAGAAAGAGCTGGATGAGCTGTATGAGGTCTTCCTGGCTGTCAGAGACAAATGGAAAACTGAT AACATAATGATCCTGGGTGACTTCAACGCAGATGGTGCATACGttacaaacaaagaaatgaaggagATCCGTATTCGCAGCAACAAGAATTTCCACTGGCTGATTGGTGATGACGTCGACACCACTGCGAAAACAACAAATGAGCACACCTATGACAG GATTGTCGTGTATGGAGAAGACATGCTGGCAGCCATCGTGCCAAACTCAGCCAAACCATTCAATTTTCACCAAGAGTTTGATATGACAGAAGAAATG GCCCTGAGAGTGAGCGACCACTACCCTGTTGAGGTAGAATTGCGTAGCTCCCCTCCTCTCTGGATGAGAAAGAGCTACCAAAGCAGTGTTGATGCACCGCAAGCATCTGTGAGCAGAGCTGTCACAG AGAATCTGCAGGTTGATGTGTTGAAACTGCAGAAGGAAAACCTCCTGCTGGAGCGAGAAAAACTTGAACTTCAGATTGCCTTATTAAAACAACGGCTTGTCAAACcccattag
- the LOC137184664 gene encoding deoxyribonuclease-1-like isoform X2 has product MKIASFNVQRFGLTKVSDLDVLSVLVKIVSRYDIILILEVVDVSGNAVKVFLEELNRANTTHHYTLQLSVRLGRNRYKEQFLFLYRDDVVNLIDCYQYEDNQVEDMDAFAREPYILHFKPHNTVLKDIVLIPVHTRPSDSEKELDELYEVFLAVRDKWKTDNIMILGDFNADGAYVTNKEMKEIRIRSNKNFHWLIGDDVDTTAKTTNEHTYDRIVVYGEDMLAAIVPNSAKPFNFHQEFDMTEEMALRVSDHYPVEVELRSSPPLWMRKSYQSSVDAPQASVSRAVTGPNEFEAEGHRQDGDVKKY; this is encoded by the exons ATGAAGATTGCTTCGTTCAACGTCCAGAGGTTTGGGCTGACGAAAGTCTCAGATCTAGATGTTCTTTCAGTTCTGGTTAAG ATTGTGTCTCGATACGATATCATCTTGATTCTGGAGGTGGTGGATGTGAGCGGCAATGCTGTCAAAGTGTTCTTGGAAGAACTGAACAG AGCCAACACAACCCATCACTACACTCTGCAGCTCAGTGTCCGACTGGGAAGGAACAGATACAAGGAGCAGTTTCTGTTTCTCTACAG GGATGACGTGGTCAACCTGATTGACTGCTATCAATATGAAGACAACCAGGTGGAAGACATGGATGCTTTCGCAAGAGAGCCGTATATTCTGCACTTCAAACCGCACAATACCG TGCTGAAGGACATTGTGCTCATCCCGGTCCACACCAGACCGTCGGACTCAGAGAAAGAGCTGGATGAGCTGTATGAGGTCTTCCTGGCTGTCAGAGACAAATGGAAAACTGAT AACATAATGATCCTGGGTGACTTCAACGCAGATGGTGCATACGttacaaacaaagaaatgaaggagATCCGTATTCGCAGCAACAAGAATTTCCACTGGCTGATTGGTGATGACGTCGACACCACTGCGAAAACAACAAATGAGCACACCTATGACAG GATTGTCGTGTATGGAGAAGACATGCTGGCAGCCATCGTGCCAAACTCAGCCAAACCATTCAATTTTCACCAAGAGTTTGATATGACAGAAGAAATG GCCCTGAGAGTGAGCGACCACTACCCTGTTGAGGTAGAATTGCGTAGCTCCCCTCCTCTCTGGATGAGAAAGAGCTACCAAAGCAGTGTTGATGCACCGCAAGCATCTGTGAGCAGAGCTGTCACAG GACCAAATGAGTTTGAGGCTGAGGGCCACAGACAGGATGGGGATGTcaaaaagtattga
- the LOC137184662 gene encoding keratin, type II cytoskeletal 8-like yields the protein MSLRSKHSSRKGLRVSPGGFSSMSMGSYSIPKMSTGVNHAQITPVTINKSLLTPLKIDIDPRIQAVRTQEKEQIKTLNNRFASFIDKVRFLEQQNKMLETKWKLLQQQTATTSKVEPMLKLYISNLQRQLEIVNNDKQRLDIENNVMHKNVDDYRTKYEQEINKRNDAENEFVMLKKDVDAGYLSKVELQDRVSYTNDEFNFLKALYTAELQELQESLKETSVVVQMDNSRGLNMDHIMSEVKAQYEEIAARSREEAENCYKRKFDQMSAEANQYGDELRSSKGEIAELSRKINRLQNEIQAVKGQRTNLEGQVTEAERRGEAAVQDAKARIRDLELALQRAKQDMARQLREYQELMNVKLALDIEISTYRKLLEGEEGRLGKESVVNIVTVPTKTKQTNLDHNQQQRRSGPVLIKMVETQNISYN from the exons ATGAGTCTGAGAAGCAAGCACAGCAGCCGTAAAGGACTGCGTGTGTCTCCAGGGGGATTCAGCAGCATGTCCATGGGATCCTATTCCATCCCTAAAATGAGCACTGGGGTTAACCATGCCCAGATTACACCAGTGACCATCAACAAGAGCCTGCTCACCCCTCTGAAGATAGACATCGACCCCAGAATCCAAGCTGTTCGCACTCAGGAGAAAGAGCAGATCAAGACTCTCAACAACCGCTTTGCCTCTTTCATTGATAAG GTAAGATTCctggagcagcagaacaaaatgCTAGAAACCAAGTggaagctgctgcagcagcagactgcCACCACCTCTAAAGTTGAGCCTATGTTGAAGTTGTACATCAGCAATCTGCAAAGACAGCTGGAAATTGTCAACAATGACAAGCAAAGGCTTGACATAGAAAACAATGTCATGCACAAAAATGTGGACGACTACAGGACAAA GTATGAGCAAGAGATCAACAAGAGGAATGATGCAGAGAATGAGTTTGTCATGCTCAAAAAG GACGTGGATGCAGGTTATTTGTCCAAGGTCGAACTTCAGGACAGAGTGTCTTATACCAACGATGAATTTAACTTCCTCAAGGCTCTATATACTGCG gaactccAAGAGCTGCAGGAGAGCCTGAAGGAGACCTCTGTGGTGGTGCAGATGGACAACTCTCGTGGCCTGAACATGGATCACATCATGTCTGAGGTCAAGGCTCAGTATGAGGAAATTGCTGCACGCAGCCGTGAAGAAGCCGAAAACTGTTACAAGAGGAAG TTTGACCAGATGTCTGCCGAGGCTAACCAGTATGGTGACGAGCTGCGTAGCTCCAAAGGGGAAATAGCTGAGCTCAGTCGAAAGATCAACCGTCTACAGAATGAGATCCAGGCTGTAAAGGGACAG CGTACCAACCTTGAGGGCCAGGTAACCGAAGCAGAGAGGCGCGGGGAAGCAGCCGTGCAGGATGCCAAGGCTCGCATCAGGGACCTGGAGCTGGCTCTGCAGAGGGCCAAACAGGATATGGCTCGGCAGCTCAGAGAGTACCAGGAGCTCATGAATGTGAAGCTGGCCCTGGACATAGAGATCTCCACCTACAGAAAACtgctggagggagaggagggaag ACTTGGAAAGGAGTCTGTTGTCAACATCGTAACAGTGCCAACCAAAACTAAGCAAA CCAACCTAGATCACAACCAGCAGCAGCGAAGATCAGGCCCAGTTCTCATCAAGATGGTGGAGACCCAGAACATATCGTACAactaa
- the si:ch73-233m11.2 gene encoding NACHT, LRR and PYD domains-containing protein 3 — MDKDTVLTHILQLKGIATLLGGEPPISVIKNNKYISQLTPEAQVPDKNVDNNLPSLDHAIHTALTGEIKTVILVGPEGSGKTTALEKLAVDWAKGEHLHNFSHVFHFRFREMNLLEGTLSLETLLLNHHGLVPPESIPLILQRPKAVLLIFDDLHQYKHSLDPSVHTLCSDPSQAVSVSCLVASLLHGSLLKGAAFLVATRPTGCLKFLSGSRVEVLGFLKPQREAYVKGFFTDQTVANKSLMHMERTLGFYDFCTSPRFCWMVCSIYKSLMEAGAKLPETVSQLYIDILMHLIQTLSLNEAGVRELVLALGRMAAHCSLSQHSSCTKEEMDSFGFQQFLTSQTSVGVFLQVDGDPESDRCVFSFHSQLMQEFVLAVSFFLDKSTLEGVEKMLEKHKGHAKFLDLFLSGLSEPVQRRPLETLLGEFNLDRITDFKRWFKSSSETTLKGCYKDAHQHCFHLLHQAQNESLVKEIITSSVRRGISYGDLSLQDCATLNYVFTCLGEMELLNLYLTRDLTEGKAEILAPAMSLSRKIILSSSFLRTGAVTHLASALSRGITTDLDLSHTRLGDEKFKILCTGLRDCKLHTLKLVACSLTEASCEDLASVLTSATSQLRELDILFNELGDQGITKLCQGLHSPHCKLQDLHLQGCKLTEASMGGLSAALCSGQSELRKINLTQNQIGDSGVEALCKSLQHPLCKLQSLTLFDSDLTGTCCAHLMAALMSDHCSLTELDLSVNDLGQEGVLQLCQALSRPQCPIEKLGLTRCELTVLVFEELGSLLSSGTSRLKSLSVGINQVGEQGVKHILDAVAHPSCLLEDLDLEMTGLTDTCVEHLCAAVRASKTLKNLELRNNSLTDASVPALVQTMQDSHNMQEMNLRYNEFSEDVFEILDECDKIRY; from the exons ATGGACAAAGACACCGTGTTGACTCATATCCTGCAGTTAAAGGGCATTGCAACACTTCTTGGTGGGGAGCCGCCTATCAGTGTgataaagaacaataaatacATATCCCAGCTGACCCCTGAAGCTCAGGTGCCAGACAAAAATGTGGACAACAACTTGCCCTCCCTTGATCACGCCATCCACACTGCTCTTACTGGTGAAATCAAAACTGTCATACTGGTTGGTCCAGAGGGATCAGGTAAAACAACAGCTCTAGAGAAGCTGGCTGTGGATTGGGCAAAAGGAGAACACCTTCACAACTTCTCTCATGTGTTTCATTTCCGGTTCAGGGAGATGAACTTACTTGAAGGGACTCTCTCCCTGGAGACATTATTGTTAAACCACCACGGTCTTGTCCCTCCTGAGTCCATACCGCTTATTCTGCAGAGGCCTAAGGCTGTGTTATTAATTTTTGATGACTTACATCAGTACAAACACAGTCTGGACCCCTCCGTCCACACCCTCTGCTCTGACCCCAGCCAAGCAGTCTCAGTGTCCTGTTTAGTGGCCAGCTTGCTTCACGGATCGCTGCTGAAAGGAGCTGCCTTCCTGGTGGCGACCAGGCCGACGGGATGTCTGAAATTTCTGAGTGGCAGCCGAGTGGAAGTGTTGGGGTTTCTGAAGCCCCAGAGAGAAGCATACGTTAAGGGGTTCTTCACCGACCAAACTGTTGCCAACAAATCACTGATGCACATGGAAAGGACTCTAGGCTTTTATGATTTCTGTACCTCTCCTAGATTTTGCTGGATGGTTTGCTCTATATACAAGTCTCTAATGGAAGCAGGAGCAAAACTACCTGAAACAGTATCTCAGCTGTATATAGATATCCTGATGCACCTGATTCAGACGCTCTCGCTGAATGAGGCTGGTGTCAGAGAACTAGTGCTGGCTCTTGGCAGGATGGCTGCTCATTGCTCTCTCAGCCAGCATTCGAGCTGCACCAAAGAAGAGATGGATTCCTTTGGCTTCCAGCAGTTTCTTACCTCTCAGACTTCTGTGGGTGTTTTCTTGCAAGTAGATGGCGACCCAGAGTCAGACAGATGTGTCTTCTCCTTCCACTCCCAACTGATGCAGGAGTTTGTCTTGGCCGTGTCTTTCTTTTTGGACAAGTCAACGTTGGAGGGTGTGGAGAAGATGTTGGAAAAGCACAAAGGCCATGCAAAGTTTCTGGATCTCTTCCTGTCAGGGCTGTCGGAGCCAGTTCAGCGCAGGCCGTTGGAGACCCTGCTGGGGGAGTTCAACTTGGATCGGATCACAGATTTCAAACGTTGGTTTAAAAGCAGCTCAGAGACCACACTGAAGGGATGCTACAAAGATGCGCACCAACACTGCTTCCATCTGCTTCACCAAGCTCAAAACGAGAGCTTGGTGAAGGAGATCATCACCTCATCAGTACGAAGAGGCATCAGCTACGGTGATCTGAGCCTCCAGGACTGTGCAACACTGAATTATGTCTTCACGTGCCTCGGTGAGATGGAGCTGTTGAATCTGTACCTTACGAGGGATTTGACGGAGGGGAAAGCAGAGATCCTGGCTCCCGCTATGAGCTTGTCGCGTAAGATAAT CTTGTCAAGCAGCTTTCTGAGAACTGGAGCTGTCACTCATCTGGCTTCAGCTCTCAGCAGAGGAATCACCACAGATCTGGATCTCTCTCATACCCGCCTTGGTGATGAAAAGTTCAAAATTCTCTGCACTGGACTCAGAGACTGCAAGCTGCACACATTAAA ACTGGTAGCATGCAGCCTGACAGAGGCCAGCTGTGAAGATCTGGCGTCTGTCCTGACCTCAGCCACCTCTCAGCTGCGTGAGTTAGACATTCTGTTCAACGAGCTCGGGGACCAGGGCATCACGAAACTATGCCAAGGACTGCATAGCCCTCACTGCAAGCTACAGGACCTCCA CCTACAAGGCTGCAAGTTGACTGAGGCGTCCATGGGGGGTTTGTCAGCGGCTTTGTGTtctggccaatcagagctgAGAAAAATTAACCTGACACAAAACCAGATTGGTGACAGTGGAGTGGAGGCGTTGTGCAAGTCCTTGCAACACCCACTTTGTAAACTGCAGAGCCTCAC ATTGTTTGATAGCGATCTGACAGGCACCTGCTGTGCTCATTTGATGGCGGCCTTGATGTCAGACCACTGCTCCCTGACAGAGCTGGATCTGTCAGTGAATGATTTAGGCCAGGAGGGGGTGCTCCAGCTCTGCCAAGCCCTCAGTAGGCCCCAATGCCCAATAGAAAAACTTGG GTTGACACGATGTGAGTTAACTGTGTTGGTCTTCGAAGAACTGGGCTCATTGCTGTCAAGTGGGACCTCTCGACTTAAGTCCTTGTCTGTAGGCATAAATCAAGTAGGAGAGCAAGGGGTTAAACATATTTTGGACGCTGTTGCACATCCAAGCTGCCTGTTGGAGGACCTGGA TCTTGAAATGACTGGTTTGACAGATACCTGCGTTGAGCACTTATGTGCTGCTGTAAGAGCCAGTAAGACTTTGAAGAACCTGGAATTGAGAAACAACTCACTGACTGATGCTTCCGTTCCTGCCCTCGTCCAAACCATGCAGGACAGCCACAACATGCAGGAGATGAA CCTGAGGTACAACGAGTTCTCTGAGGATGTTTTTGAAATATTGGACGAGTGTGATAAAATAAGATACTGA
- the LOC137184663 gene encoding ceramide synthase 5-like isoform X1: MTSSISAWFWNERFWLPENVSWVDLEHPPPGMEYPRVGQILYALPLAVGVFLLRLLFERLVAKPCAHILQIQAGVHRQAQPNAVLERVYQSKTCPDTRQLEGLSKQLDWDVRKIQRWFRIRRNQDKPSMQKKFCESMWRFTFYLGIFIYAIHHLWTSPWMWDVRQCWHKYPLQPLSPGQYNHYVAELAFYWSLMFSQFIDVKRKDFIIMLVHHLATIILITFSYANNMIRMGTMVMCVHDASDIFLEAAKLANYAKYQRLCDGLFVVFSISFFLTRLVIYPFWIVYSVLFDSWEIAGPYQSWWLFNGLLLVLQVLHIIWFYLIARIAIKAIFKGKVSKDDRSDIDSSSDEEINSSCSKKPSQTLKPKDGRHTGILNGDSHDH, from the exons ATGACTTCCTCTATCTCAGCCTGGTTTTGGAATGAGAGATTTTGGCTTCCCGAAAATGTTTCGTGGGTGGACCTGGAGCATCCGCCACCCGGCATGGAGTATCCCCGGGTGGGACAGATACTGTACGCCCTGCCGCTGGCCGTCGGAGTTTTTCTTCTGAGACTGCTTTTTGAAAG GCTAGTGGCCAAGCCCTGTGCCCACATACTTCAGATTCAGGCGGGAGTGCATCGGCAAGCTCAACCCAATGCTGTCCTGGAGAGGGTGTATCAGTCTAAAACG TGTCCAGACACAAGGCAACTGGAGGGACTTTCCAAGCAGCTGGACTGGGATGTACGGAAAATTCAGAGATGGTTTCGCATCCGTCGCAACCAAGACAAGCCCAGTATGCAGAAAAAGTTCTGTGAGAGCAT GTGGCGATTTACATTTTACCTGGGGATTTTTATCTATGCCATTCACCATTTGTGGACG TCTCCCTGGATGTGGGACGTCAGGCAGTGCTGGCACAAGTATCCTCTTCAg CCGCTGAGTCCCGGACAATACAATCACTATGTGGCAGAGCTGGCTTTCTATTGGTCTCTGATGTTTTCCCAGTTCATAGACGTAAAGCGTAAG GATTTCATCATCATGCTTGTCCACCACCTGGCCACCATAATCCTCATCACATTCTCCTACGCCAACAACATGATAAGAATGGGTACTATggtcatgtgtgtgcatgatgcATCTGACATCTTTCTTGAG GCAGCCAAGCTGGCCAACTATGCCAAATACCAGCGGCTATGTGATGGCCTGTTTGTGGTGTTCAGCATAAGCTTTTTCCTCACTCGACTTGTCATCTATCCTTTCTG gattgtttacagtgttttgtttgacagCTGGGAGATAGCTGGGCCATACCAGTCCTGGTGGCTGTTCAATGGGTTGCTGTTGGTCCTGCAGGTTCTTCACATTATCTGGTTCTACCTCATCGCTCGCATTGCTATCAAAGCCATATTCAAGGGAAAG gtgtCAAAAGACGACCGCAGTGACATCGATAGCAGCTCGGACGAGGAGATTAATTCCAGTTGCAGTAAAAAACCCAGTCAGACCCTAAAACCAAAAGACGGCAGACACACCGGTATCCTGAATGGAGACAGTCATGACCATTGA
- the LOC137184663 gene encoding ceramide synthase 5-like isoform X2: MFCAWFWNERFWLPENVSWVDLEHPPPGMEYPRVGQILYALPLAVGVFLLRLLFERLVAKPCAHILQIQAGVHRQAQPNAVLERVYQSKTCPDTRQLEGLSKQLDWDVRKIQRWFRIRRNQDKPSMQKKFCESMWRFTFYLGIFIYAIHHLWTSPWMWDVRQCWHKYPLQPLSPGQYNHYVAELAFYWSLMFSQFIDVKRKDFIIMLVHHLATIILITFSYANNMIRMGTMVMCVHDASDIFLEAAKLANYAKYQRLCDGLFVVFSISFFLTRLVIYPFWIVYSVLFDSWEIAGPYQSWWLFNGLLLVLQVLHIIWFYLIARIAIKAIFKGKVSKDDRSDIDSSSDEEINSSCSKKPSQTLKPKDGRHTGILNGDSHDH, encoded by the exons ATGTTTTGTG CCTGGTTTTGGAATGAGAGATTTTGGCTTCCCGAAAATGTTTCGTGGGTGGACCTGGAGCATCCGCCACCCGGCATGGAGTATCCCCGGGTGGGACAGATACTGTACGCCCTGCCGCTGGCCGTCGGAGTTTTTCTTCTGAGACTGCTTTTTGAAAG GCTAGTGGCCAAGCCCTGTGCCCACATACTTCAGATTCAGGCGGGAGTGCATCGGCAAGCTCAACCCAATGCTGTCCTGGAGAGGGTGTATCAGTCTAAAACG TGTCCAGACACAAGGCAACTGGAGGGACTTTCCAAGCAGCTGGACTGGGATGTACGGAAAATTCAGAGATGGTTTCGCATCCGTCGCAACCAAGACAAGCCCAGTATGCAGAAAAAGTTCTGTGAGAGCAT GTGGCGATTTACATTTTACCTGGGGATTTTTATCTATGCCATTCACCATTTGTGGACG TCTCCCTGGATGTGGGACGTCAGGCAGTGCTGGCACAAGTATCCTCTTCAg CCGCTGAGTCCCGGACAATACAATCACTATGTGGCAGAGCTGGCTTTCTATTGGTCTCTGATGTTTTCCCAGTTCATAGACGTAAAGCGTAAG GATTTCATCATCATGCTTGTCCACCACCTGGCCACCATAATCCTCATCACATTCTCCTACGCCAACAACATGATAAGAATGGGTACTATggtcatgtgtgtgcatgatgcATCTGACATCTTTCTTGAG GCAGCCAAGCTGGCCAACTATGCCAAATACCAGCGGCTATGTGATGGCCTGTTTGTGGTGTTCAGCATAAGCTTTTTCCTCACTCGACTTGTCATCTATCCTTTCTG gattgtttacagtgttttgtttgacagCTGGGAGATAGCTGGGCCATACCAGTCCTGGTGGCTGTTCAATGGGTTGCTGTTGGTCCTGCAGGTTCTTCACATTATCTGGTTCTACCTCATCGCTCGCATTGCTATCAAAGCCATATTCAAGGGAAAG gtgtCAAAAGACGACCGCAGTGACATCGATAGCAGCTCGGACGAGGAGATTAATTCCAGTTGCAGTAAAAAACCCAGTCAGACCCTAAAACCAAAAGACGGCAGACACACCGGTATCCTGAATGGAGACAGTCATGACCATTGA